TGATTCGCTTTTTTTCCAACAGGGATTGGTTGTGTCGTTCATTGAATCCGTTTTCGTCATTGTAGAGACGCGATTAATCGCGTCTTTACGTGTGTCTATACCGTTTGCGTTTTTTTGGGTCATATCATAACAATCGTTATGCGCTGTGTCCATCCCATGTATATCCTCAATCGTAAGCAAATTGGTCTTATCCTCTAATATTTCCAAATTCTTTCCAATTACACAATTTGGATTACAGGAATTGATGTCGATTGTGTCGAGTGCGGCTAATGGCAATGATGCGAGGAGAAGGACAATTATATATAACGATATCGTAGGGAACGGTCGCGACCATTCCCTACGACGACCACGGTGATTGCCAAATATTCTATTTATTCCAAACATGCCCCGAAATTCTTCAAAAAATCAATCCGATGTCAAGAGGAAAATTTCATTTAAAAGGATTCTGTATTGTGAGTTGACTACTTATAATTTGCCCATCTTGCATATCTTCTGAATATAAGTAATTGCAGTCATTTTCTAAAGCTACTGCAATAATCAAACTATCCCAATAAGAATAATTATATTCTAAAGAAATTTTACAGGCTAACTCTATTGAGGATTTAGTGATTAATTTTACATCGCAACTTTGTAAAATATTTTGACCATGCTGAAAGGAAATGTCTTTAGGCAATTTAAGTTTTTTTAAGCATACATTGATGTTTTCATTTACAACTTGAATGCTTGTAATATAGCTTTTCTTAAGATAACTTAAAGCTAAGGATTTTTTAAAAGAGTCATCGCACAGTGAATAGAGGAATACATTTGAATCAATGAAAATTTTATTCTCGCTCATTGATCTCTTCCCGATTAAATTTGAATCCTTTCATATTAATTTTAATCGAGTTATAAAAAATTTCTATTTCCTTTTTTAAATCTTGAGTAGAAGAATTTTCTTTCTCGTAAATATCGAAAGCTAAAATTTCAATTGTCTTTCCAATAAAGCTATCGGGTAAATTAAGAGTAACCACATTACTCCAAGGCGTTAATATTTGTCGAACCATAGTCTTATTCTTCCTTTACGTCTACTTTAAAAGCTTAGCATTTTCCTTTCAAGTCCTTTTTCTTGCCGCAACACTTGCCTTTTTATTCGAACCAAAGAAACGAACCAATTTATGATAAGGACGAATTTTAGAGAGTCTTACATCATGAATCATTTTTTCCTTTGTGATATCATAATGATTTTGTATCGTAAGAAAAAAGACATCGTTTAATCCGAAAAATTTCCCCAGTAACAAAGATATATGAGCGGTAACATCGCGTTTGCCTTTCAAAATCTGACTCAGATTCGATTCAGGAATTCCCGTTTCTAAACATAAAGTTCTCGCAGAAATATTTAATTCTTCTAAGAATTCTTTTTTTAGAATTTCTCCTGGATGAATGTTTAATTCTGGATTTAATTTCTTTTTCATAATAGCAACCTAGTGATAATCAACGACTTCAACATTATATGCGTTTCCGTTTTCCCAAGTAAAGCAAATTCTAAATTGGTCGTTTACAGAAATACTTTGCTGTCCCTTTCTATCTCCAAGCAATACATGCAAGCGATTAGAAGGCGGTATTCTTAATTCTTCTACTTTTTTTGCGGCATTAAGAAGCTCTAATTTCATCTTTGCTTTCTTTTGTATTTCAATTGGAAATCTTTTTGTAAATTCTGAGTTCCAGATTTTTTCACTGTCTTTATCGTTGAATGATAAAATCACAAAACAATCTTATCAATTGGATAAGATTTGTAAAGATAAAAAATTTAACCAGAAAAGTAAATTTTTATGCTAAAAATTGATTGCATATTCTACAATATGCATTTCTCAGTATTAAGGTATACTCTAATTTTGGGAAGGACTCTATGATCGCATCTCTACAAATTGATTTATTATTTCCCTCTAAATGTATTCCACATCTTGACTAACGTTAGTCCCACAAGCATTATACCACCGACTACCATGAACCAAACAGGAGGAGTTAATTTGAAAGGAGATATTCCAATCGGATCTAGTCTATGATATAATTCTGTAACCTGTAAAATAGTTGTAAATAATCCGCCTCCAATAAATAATATAGCTCCTAGTATATATTTAAACTTTCCCTCACTAGAATCTGTTTTTTTCTGTGCACTCATTTTTTTACCCTCTTTTCTCTATTGTATTTTTTTCGATTTAGGAAAATGTCAAGACCTTTCATTAAAAAATCTGCATAGGTTAAAGGATTATACTTAGCGTCAAAAGTAATACTAAGTTTCAATTTTCAAAAAATGCGTTAGGCAGGTAGGATTGCTTATTTCTTGTAAGGCTTAATTACTGTTAGCCCCGAAATCTTCTTTCTTGAAGTATTCATCGAGTGCATAGACTACAATTTCTGAAAATCCTTTTTGGTTATTCTCGGCAGCTTCCAAAATTAATTCTTTTCGCAGAAGATCAGGTATCTCGATTGTAGTTCTCATGATTCTATATCCTGCATCTAAATGCATATGCATGTCAATTTTTTTTTCCTCCAATAAACTAACCATACACCTCCTTGCAGTTCATCTTGCGGTTCAAGTTGCAGTTCAAATATAGTCTGAAATTTTTGAGACTATAGATAGACCGCTATATGAACCGCAATAGGGACTGCAATTTGGTGTATAGCAATCCATTTTTTCCTAAAAAAACAAGATTGACCTTACATGTTATTCGATAAGTCTATCTTTTAACCGAGGTAATTTATGTCTAAAAAGCTTTTTTCCCTTTCCCTTCTGTTTTGTTTTCTTACTTCTTCTGTCTTATTTGCAGATGAAAGCACCATTCTTCCTACTGCTAAGAAATTAGTTGGCTTTATACGCTTCAAAAAGAACGATCAAGCAATAGCACTCATTGACACGAAGACTTTTTCTAAAAATCTTCTTTTAAATCACTGGGATAAAATTGATCCCAAAGACCAATTGGAATTCGAAGAAGCCATGAAAGAATATATCAAGCATAAATCCTTTCCTATCGCGCTTCAATACTTCGACAAGATTGATATCAATTACGAAAAAGCAAAAGTAAAAAGCAAAGAAGCAGAATTACCCGCTTCCATTCTTTACAAAGGTTCAGAAAAAATTACCTTCTCCTGGATATTTACAGAAACAAATGGAAAGTTTTTGGTTAGTGATTTCCTACTCGCAGAAGGAAAGCTTGCTTCTGAAGTAAACCGTGTAAAACAAATAGAGCCAACCTATGAAAAAAAGGGAATGAAGGAATTGATCGCTTTGATAAAAAAAGCTTCTAAATAAAAATGAAAAATATAATCTCAATTCTCTCTCATATTTTTTTATTGCGTCCGTTTTTTACGTTGTTTGCTTTAGCAATTATCATTGGGCTTTCAGTTCATCAGTCCTTTAAACTTAGTATCAATAGCAATCAGATTGATCTACTTCCTTCAAATGGTATTGAAGTTGTTAAAACCAAAGAGGTCATCGAGATGATTGGTGGAAACGGTTTTTATATCGTTGCCATGAAAATCAAAGATGAAAAAGGTAGAGACAAAAAGATATTATCCGCCGTAGACGCCAAGAAAAAAGGCAATATGGAACTCTTTGCCTCTGAAATGGCAGAAGCAGATAAGATCAAGCAAGACAATCTTGAATACTACACTAAGAATGAGCGCAAAATCAAGCGTTATGCGGACAAGCTCACTGCGGAGTTATTAAAAGATAAAGACATTCGTTATATTTCTTATAAATACGATACTACTTTTTTAAAAGACCGGCTTCCTATGTATATCAAATCACACGATATGCGCGAAGCCCGCAGTCGTATCAAACGTAAGATTGATGAAGAGATAGAAAAATTAAATCCGTTTTACATTAACTTAACTGGTGAAGAATACAATCCGACCTTTGATGATATTCTTGCTAAATACCAACGACTTGCTAAGCGAGATGTATTTGATGCTTATAACATCGCACCGGATAAGGGGATGTTGCTTCTGCTTGTGAAACCGGAAGGCTCTTTCTTAGATTTGAACTTTACGCGTAACTTGGAAGTGAAAATTAAAAAAGTAGTCGCTGATATGAAGCTTGAAGAAAAGGGAATTCATGTTGCCTATAGTGGATCTTACAAGCTCAACTTGGATGATTATGATAGTTTAGTAGATGCATTAAAACCAATTTCAATTGCTTCTCTTGTTGGTATTACTATTTTACTTTTTGTTTTCTTTCGAAATCCACTATTTATATTTGTCCTGGTTATATCGCTGTTAACCGGTATTACAATTACATTTGGAGTTACGGGTCTTGTCATCGGGCGGCTAAACACTGTCACTACCATCATGGCGGCAGTGCTCATGGGACTAGGGATTGATTATGGTATTCAATTCTTGTATCGTTTCAGGGAAGAGTTTACACTTCGTGATGACTTCATGACATCTGTTACAGAAACGATTTACCACACAGGAATTGCTTCTCTAATTTCAGCACTCACGACGACTTCTGCTTTTATCGTTTTGATGTTCTCTGACTTCAAAGGATTTAGCGAGTTTGGCTTAATTGCTTGTTATGGAATTATCATCATTGCAATCTCTATGTATTTTGTTACAGCCCTACAGATTGCGATTATCTTTCGACTTGCACCTTCTCTCAAAAGATATTTTTACATGAATCAAAGAGAGAGTGAAGAATCAAACTTCGCTCATAGATTTTTTGTAAAACCTAAACGCGTTCTCATTGTAAGTGCAGTAATTATTTTGGGTATATCAGCATTTGCCCCTACTGTTAAATTCAATTACAGTGGGCGTGACTTACTTTTAGAAAATCAGGAATCGCTTTTGATTTACGATGAGATTGGAGATAGGTTTGACGTTAGCTCTGATCCGCAAGCGATTGTAACAGATACATTGGAAAAGAGTGAGGCTGTATTTGATTTCTTCACTCCTGTCCCAGAAGAGATGGCGAACTCAGTAGACCAAGTTGTTTCTATTTGGAATATCATCCCTCCCGAAAATCAACAAAGAGAAAATCTACATATATTAAGACAAATCAAAAATGACCTCAAGTATATGAAGCCGAGTATGCTAAAAGAAGAGCATAAGAAGCATTTGCCTACAGTTGATAAATACTTAGGTGTAAAAGATTTTTCTTATGCAGATGTTCCTGATCTATTCACAAAGCAATTTACCGAAGTGCCAACGAGTAAAATCAAAGGACATATGCTTTTTATTTATCCAAAGGTTGCTCTCTGGCATGGTAAGGATTTGGAAAGCTTTTATAACAATGTGGCTAAGTTTGATTATCCTTTAATTAGTAAACGCACATTAAACGCTATTCTCTATTCAACTGATATTGATTTAGATAAAAATAGCGAAGACCATGTAATTGGTAAATACACTTCCGAAGAAGAGGCAACAATTCTAAAAATTGTAAACTCCGCTTCCAAAGAAGAGTTGATGAAGATGAATATATTGCCATTAACCGCTCAGTTGCTCGTAGAAAAACGTCCGTTCGAATCTATTGTGCAGATGAGAAGCTTTAAAGAAACTGCCTATACAGCGGGTAGTGTGATATTATTCGCTAAGCTTGCGATGATTGTGAGAGGGGAAGCCTATCCTGCTGTCGGGTTTACTCTTTTAATCGTGCTTGTGATTTTAGTTACATTCTATCGTGGGCTAATTCCTGCTATCCTCTCTTTATTCCCTCTCGTTGTTGGTCTTGCGGTAATGCTTGGCATCATGGGAATATTTGGATCGAAGATTAACTTCTTTAACGTTCTAGTATTCCCGATTGTAATTGGATACGGAATTCAAAATGGAATCTATATCTACTATCGCTTTATGGAAGAGCGCAACGTAGGAAAAACTATCTCAAGAGTCGGACCTGCAATTATTGCATCCACTCTAACTACATTAGTAGGTTGGGGTGTATTGTTGATTGCCGAGCATAGAGGATTACACTCAGTTGGCGTTACTGCTAGTATAGGAATTGGATCTTCTCTTTTAGTTGCACTTACTCTATTACCTTCTATGCTGGCACTAGTTTATGCTCCTAAGAAAGAGGAAGAGACTCAAGAGGTTAGTGTTGGATTAAACATCGATACATCCACTGAGGAAAAAGCTGTAGAGGAAGAGCCGGAAGAAGATACAATTGATCTTGATGCGGCTACTACTGATTCTCCGATTGAAGCAATAGACAGTAAGGTTCAAGACGTAGATACAAACTACAAAGAAGATGTAAAAGATAAATTGGAAATCGTGAAGGATGCTCCGATTGATTTGGATACTGTATCTGACGATGATACTCCAGTGGAATTACCTACGAATGTAGATTTGCATGTCAAAGAAGAAATGAAAGAAAAGCTGGAAACTATGAAAGATGCGCCAATAGATTTGGACAAAGAATTAGATGATGATGCTTCCGATGTAGCAACTCCAGTGAAAATAGATTTAAATCTAAAAGAAGACTTAAAAGCTAAGCTAGAAGAAACTGCAGCTAAGAAAAAGTCACCAAAGAAAAAGCCTACCACTAAGAAGAAGGCTAATTCTGATTTGACGCAAAAAGCAACTACAGAAGAAAAGCCAGTAGCAAAAAAGAAACCCGCTTCTAAAAAGAAAAAATGAACAGGCTTGTTCATAGAACGCACAAGGCAGGCTCTCTCGATGATTTAAAATTAATCACGGAAGACCTGCCTGATCCAAAAGACGACGAAGTAACTATAGAAGTAAAAGCAGTTGGATTAAACTTTGCCGATGTATTTGCTCTCGTTGGTTTATACAGCGCAACTCCAAAAGGAAGCTTTGTTCCCGGATTGGAATTTTCGGGCAATGTAGTAAAGCTTGGGAAAAATGTTACTCGTTTTAATATTGGCGACAAGATAATGGGTGTAACCCGCTTTGGAGGATATGCAACTCATTTAAATATCGGCTCTGCTTATATTTACAATCTTCCTTCTACCTGGTCTTATGCAGAAGGAGCGGGATTTATTGCTCAATCGCTTACTGCCTATTATGCGCTTTTCCCTCTAGGAAATTTACAAGAGGGGAATACAGTTCTTATTCACAGTGCCGCTGGAGGAGTAGGAATTTATGCAAATAGAATCGCAAAGAAATACAAAGCCTACACGATTGGCAGTATTGGGAATGCTAATAAAATTGAGACTTTGCAGAAAGAAGGCTATGATGATTATATTGTCCGCGATAAAAATTTTTACAAAAACTTGCAGGACAAACTAAAAGGTAGAATTTTAAATCTAGTATTAGAATGCATTGGCGGAAAAATATTCGAAGATAGTTTCAAGTCTCTTGCGCCTGCAGGAAGAATTGTAGTTTATGGCTCTGCAAACTTTGCTCCTGAATCAGATTCTCCAAATATCTTTAAGCTTGGTTATCAATATTTAACTCGCCCTAAGATTGATCCACTCTCTATGATTTCGAGTAATAAATCATTGCTTGCTTTTAATCTAATCTGGTTATGGGACAAAATAGAAGAATTAAGTCTCATGCTAGAAAAGATTCTAGAAATGCAACTAAGTCCACCGCTCATTGGAAAAACATTTCCCTTTGCTAATGCGCTTGACGCACTCCATTATTTCAAATCAGGCAAATCAGTCGGCAAAGTAATTTTGCTTACTTGACATTTTTTAGAACTTCCAATTCAATGAAATTAATTAGGGAACATACTTGTCATTCCCGAAATTTTCTGTCGGGAATCTCAATAACGTAGAGTCACTCGAAAGAAAATTTTGAGGGTGCTACAATAGGTCTTAGATTAATTACGAAACCAATGAATACTAAAAAAGAAAAAATATCCTTTAGCGTTTTTGCAAGCACGCCGGAGACAATTGACGAAATAGTATCCGCATCGAATCAAGCAGAGGATAACATCCGTTCGTTTCATCCAAAGGTTTTTTACGAATTTAACAATGCGTTAGACTATTTAACCTATGGACAAATCACATCACGCCTCTTTGTAATTGAATATACGAATGACTTTGAATTACTATGTAAGATAGTGGCGCAAATTCACAATGATCCCTGGCTACATGGAACTGTTATCGTAGTGATTGCTGATAAACTCACAGAGGCAGAAATTTTAAAACTCTTAAACATTGGTGTAATTGATTTTATGACAACCAACGAAATTAGAGTGAAGGTTCCGACTATTCTGAAAATTGTAACTTCTAACTTAGAATTGTTTGAATCAGAGCAATTCCTTTTGGAAAATATTACACGCAAAAAAGGTAAGATTAAAATCAAAAACAATTTGCGTGTAGTTCCGAAAGTAGCGAACCTAATTATGAGTATCTGCTATGCTGCCGGTTTTAGAAATTATGAAGCTTTCTCTCGAATTTCTCTTTCTCTTCACGAGATGATTACGAATGCAATCGAGCACGGCAACTGTGGTGTAGGCTTTGAAATGAAATCAAAGATTCTAGTCGATAGCATGGATATGTATGCCGCAATCGATGAGCGAGCTGCTCTTCCTGAAAACAAAGACAAGCGTGTTACTATTTGCTATGAGATTAACAACGATCAGGCGACATTTACAGTTCGTGATGAAGGACTTGGTTTTGAAATAAACTCTATTCCTAGTCCAAGAAGTGAAGAAAATATTTTTGCCGTTCACGGTCGTGGTATCTTAATGACTAAAAACTTTGCCGATGAAATGCAATACAATGACAAAGGAAATATGGTTCGTCTTATTTTCTATAACAACAACGAAATCAAACGTAG
This Leptospiraceae bacterium DNA region includes the following protein-coding sequences:
- a CDS encoding MMPL family transporter, producing MKNIISILSHIFLLRPFFTLFALAIIIGLSVHQSFKLSINSNQIDLLPSNGIEVVKTKEVIEMIGGNGFYIVAMKIKDEKGRDKKILSAVDAKKKGNMELFASEMAEADKIKQDNLEYYTKNERKIKRYADKLTAELLKDKDIRYISYKYDTTFLKDRLPMYIKSHDMREARSRIKRKIDEEIEKLNPFYINLTGEEYNPTFDDILAKYQRLAKRDVFDAYNIAPDKGMLLLLVKPEGSFLDLNFTRNLEVKIKKVVADMKLEEKGIHVAYSGSYKLNLDDYDSLVDALKPISIASLVGITILLFVFFRNPLFIFVLVISLLTGITITFGVTGLVIGRLNTVTTIMAAVLMGLGIDYGIQFLYRFREEFTLRDDFMTSVTETIYHTGIASLISALTTTSAFIVLMFSDFKGFSEFGLIACYGIIIIAISMYFVTALQIAIIFRLAPSLKRYFYMNQRESEESNFAHRFFVKPKRVLIVSAVIILGISAFAPTVKFNYSGRDLLLENQESLLIYDEIGDRFDVSSDPQAIVTDTLEKSEAVFDFFTPVPEEMANSVDQVVSIWNIIPPENQQRENLHILRQIKNDLKYMKPSMLKEEHKKHLPTVDKYLGVKDFSYADVPDLFTKQFTEVPTSKIKGHMLFIYPKVALWHGKDLESFYNNVAKFDYPLISKRTLNAILYSTDIDLDKNSEDHVIGKYTSEEEATILKIVNSASKEELMKMNILPLTAQLLVEKRPFESIVQMRSFKETAYTAGSVILFAKLAMIVRGEAYPAVGFTLLIVLVILVTFYRGLIPAILSLFPLVVGLAVMLGIMGIFGSKINFFNVLVFPIVIGYGIQNGIYIYYRFMEERNVGKTISRVGPAIIASTLTTLVGWGVLLIAEHRGLHSVGVTASIGIGSSLLVALTLLPSMLALVYAPKKEEETQEVSVGLNIDTSTEEKAVEEEPEEDTIDLDAATTDSPIEAIDSKVQDVDTNYKEDVKDKLEIVKDAPIDLDTVSDDDTPVELPTNVDLHVKEEMKEKLETMKDAPIDLDKELDDDASDVATPVKIDLNLKEDLKAKLEETAAKKKSPKKKPTTKKKANSDLTQKATTEEKPVAKKKPASKKKK
- a CDS encoding zinc-binding dehydrogenase produces the protein MNRLVHRTHKAGSLDDLKLITEDLPDPKDDEVTIEVKAVGLNFADVFALVGLYSATPKGSFVPGLEFSGNVVKLGKNVTRFNIGDKIMGVTRFGGYATHLNIGSAYIYNLPSTWSYAEGAGFIAQSLTAYYALFPLGNLQEGNTVLIHSAAGGVGIYANRIAKKYKAYTIGSIGNANKIETLQKEGYDDYIVRDKNFYKNLQDKLKGRILNLVLECIGGKIFEDSFKSLAPAGRIVVYGSANFAPESDSPNIFKLGYQYLTRPKIDPLSMISSNKSLLAFNLIWLWDKIEELSLMLEKILEMQLSPPLIGKTFPFANALDALHYFKSGKSVGKVILLT
- a CDS encoding type II toxin-antitoxin system RelE/ParE family toxin, with translation MILSFNDKDSEKIWNSEFTKRFPIEIQKKAKMKLELLNAAKKVEELRIPPSNRLHVLLGDRKGQQSISVNDQFRICFTWENGNAYNVEVVDYH
- a CDS encoding ATP-binding protein, which codes for MNTKKEKISFSVFASTPETIDEIVSASNQAEDNIRSFHPKVFYEFNNALDYLTYGQITSRLFVIEYTNDFELLCKIVAQIHNDPWLHGTVIVVIADKLTEAEILKLLNIGVIDFMTTNEIRVKVPTILKIVTSNLELFESEQFLLENITRKKGKIKIKNNLRVVPKVANLIMSICYAAGFRNYEAFSRISLSLHEMITNAIEHGNCGVGFEMKSKILVDSMDMYAAIDERAALPENKDKRVTICYEINNDQATFTVRDEGLGFEINSIPSPRSEENIFAVHGRGILMTKNFADEMQYNDKGNMVRLIFYNNNEIKRRASHLMQFTTGEIVFLNPDDVLFEAGSESDYFYYILTGKMGVYIKDNHRIAVLTPEDMFVGEMSFLHHNKRTGTVKALTKAQLLPISRSGFIDMVKKYPYYGVFLARLLTKRLILRNRSI
- a CDS encoding PIN domain-containing protein, with the protein product MSENKIFIDSNVFLYSLCDDSFKKSLALSYLKKSYITSIQVVNENINVCLKKLKLPKDISFQHGQNILQSCDVKLITKSSIELACKISLEYNYSYWDSLIIAVALENDCNYLYSEDMQDGQIISSQLTIQNPFK
- a CDS encoding ABC transporter substrate-binding protein; translation: MSKKLFSLSLLFCFLTSSVLFADESTILPTAKKLVGFIRFKKNDQAIALIDTKTFSKNLLLNHWDKIDPKDQLEFEEAMKEYIKHKSFPIALQYFDKIDINYEKAKVKSKEAELPASILYKGSEKITFSWIFTETNGKFLVSDFLLAEGKLASEVNRVKQIEPTYEKKGMKELIALIKKASK
- a CDS encoding HigA family addiction module antidote protein; amino-acid sequence: MKKKLNPELNIHPGEILKKEFLEELNISARTLCLETGIPESNLSQILKGKRDVTAHISLLLGKFFGLNDVFFLTIQNHYDITKEKMIHDVRLSKIRPYHKLVRFFGSNKKASVAARKRT